From a single Cytophagales bacterium WSM2-2 genomic region:
- a CDS encoding protein translocase subunit SecDF produces the protein MQNKGVVVVLTVVITALCLYYLSFTFVSRKVQQEAIARATDKQGSVDLSKKQNYLDSMWNKTVYNIMGAEYTYKEVKDNELSLGLDLQGGMHVVLEISPIDIVKGLSGNNQDPAFIAALQKAKEDEKAGKTNFTASFYKAFHDANPDRKLASLFTSTANKDRVKLSDSDDAVIKFLDKEIKDAIDRSFTILKTRIDQFGTSQPNIQQLAGSGRIQIEIPGADNPQRVRKLLQGVARLEFWEIVETYDPQVSQSLIAINQLLLNEQNAKKAETKSTTVTAAKSETKADTAKSALEKQLSKSGNDSTKNSLDSLRAATSSPLFALSTQQGAFMYATKDTAIINAIFKRDDVRALMPRTIGLFWDVKSDPDVTKGIEDLRLNFVNLGRSGKPLLTGDVINDARPDFDQFARPSVTMTMNISGAQKWAKITAAAAAKQPQGRIAIVLDNYVYTAPSVNGEIPNGNSQIMGNFTTEEAKDLALVLKAGSLPAPTRIVEQAIVGPSLGQIAQSQGLISMACGLALIVVFMIAYYSKGGWVANLALLFNIFFILGILAQLNAALTLPGIAGIVLTMAMAVDANVVIYERVKEELKMGRKLRDAIKKGYERAFSTIFDSNLTTFLTGMFLFIFGQGPLKGFAIVLMIGIGTSFFSAVYISRVIIEFLVRKGDDVKLSFESPIAALVRKRGEFNFIGNRYKAYAFSGSIMIIGFVIIAFQGLNLGVDFKGGRSFVVSFTKPVVATDMKVALSESFKNSSTEVKNYGSDDVMKVTTSYLIDDESDGADDNVRQALISAVEKFSGLKHSENDTQLDDQHFTISKSLKVSATIADDIKNSAFKASLYSLIGIFFYILFRFKKWQFSTGAIIATAHDAGFVVAAFGIAHAFGLSFEIDQIFVAALLTIIGYSINDTVIIFDRIREYLSFGANHDRAKVFNDAINSTLSRTLITSGTVLMVVVVLLIFGGEVLRGFSFALVVGMLIGTYSSIFIASPIVLDFDRQPAPKGDKEKAPAKVTA, from the coding sequence AGGAAGCGATCGCACGGGCCACAGATAAACAAGGGTCGGTCGACCTTTCAAAAAAACAGAATTACCTCGATTCCATGTGGAATAAGACGGTGTACAACATCATGGGAGCTGAGTACACTTACAAGGAAGTAAAAGACAATGAGCTTAGTCTCGGTCTTGACTTGCAAGGCGGTATGCACGTGGTGCTGGAGATATCTCCTATCGACATCGTTAAGGGATTGAGTGGTAACAACCAGGACCCGGCTTTCATTGCTGCACTGCAAAAAGCGAAAGAGGATGAAAAGGCAGGCAAAACAAATTTCACCGCCTCATTTTACAAAGCATTCCATGACGCCAACCCTGACCGTAAATTGGCTTCTTTGTTTACCTCAACGGCCAATAAAGATCGCGTGAAGCTTTCCGACAGCGATGATGCCGTCATTAAATTTCTCGACAAGGAAATTAAGGATGCTATCGACCGCTCGTTTACCATTTTGAAAACCCGTATCGACCAATTCGGAACTTCTCAACCGAACATTCAGCAGTTGGCAGGATCAGGAAGGATTCAAATTGAAATTCCTGGTGCCGACAACCCTCAGCGTGTTCGCAAACTTTTGCAAGGTGTTGCCCGACTCGAATTCTGGGAAATCGTAGAAACATATGATCCCCAGGTAAGTCAGTCGCTAATCGCCATCAATCAACTTTTGTTGAATGAGCAAAATGCAAAGAAGGCGGAAACAAAATCAACCACTGTCACAGCAGCCAAAAGTGAGACAAAAGCAGACACTGCTAAATCGGCATTGGAAAAACAGCTTTCTAAATCAGGAAACGACAGCACAAAGAATTCACTGGACTCTCTGCGCGCAGCTACTTCTTCTCCGCTGTTTGCGTTAAGCACACAGCAGGGAGCGTTTATGTATGCTACCAAAGACACCGCTATCATTAATGCAATTTTCAAACGTGATGATGTTCGCGCATTGATGCCACGCACGATCGGCTTGTTCTGGGATGTGAAATCTGATCCGGATGTCACTAAAGGTATTGAAGACCTCCGGCTGAATTTTGTAAACCTTGGCCGCAGTGGCAAACCTCTTCTCACAGGTGACGTTATTAATGACGCACGCCCTGACTTCGATCAGTTTGCACGCCCTTCCGTAACGATGACAATGAATATCAGTGGTGCTCAAAAGTGGGCGAAGATCACAGCTGCTGCAGCTGCAAAACAACCTCAGGGTCGTATCGCCATTGTCCTTGACAATTATGTATATACCGCACCATCAGTGAACGGTGAAATTCCTAACGGTAACTCACAGATCATGGGTAACTTCACTACTGAAGAAGCCAAAGACTTGGCGCTTGTACTCAAAGCTGGTTCGCTCCCTGCACCTACTCGTATTGTGGAGCAAGCCATCGTAGGACCTTCTCTTGGGCAGATCGCGCAGAGTCAGGGATTGATTTCAATGGCTTGTGGTCTCGCTCTGATTGTGGTATTCATGATTGCTTATTATTCCAAAGGCGGCTGGGTTGCTAACCTTGCATTGTTGTTCAACATCTTCTTTATCCTCGGAATTTTAGCACAGCTCAACGCGGCACTCACACTCCCCGGTATTGCGGGTATCGTGCTTACCATGGCTATGGCTGTTGATGCCAACGTGGTAATTTATGAGCGCGTGAAAGAAGAATTGAAAATGGGTCGCAAACTTCGTGACGCCATTAAGAAAGGATACGAACGCGCATTCTCAACCATCTTCGACTCGAACCTGACGACTTTCCTCACCGGTATGTTCCTTTTCATCTTTGGACAGGGCCCGCTGAAAGGTTTTGCCATCGTATTAATGATTGGTATTGGTACCTCGTTCTTCTCTGCTGTTTATATTTCACGGGTGATCATCGAATTCCTCGTGCGCAAAGGAGATGATGTCAAGCTCTCTTTTGAATCACCTATCGCTGCTCTCGTGCGCAAGCGTGGTGAGTTTAATTTCATCGGTAACCGCTATAAGGCATATGCTTTTTCGGGGTCAATCATGATCATCGGCTTCGTTATCATCGCTTTCCAGGGATTGAATCTTGGGGTTGACTTCAAGGGTGGTCGCTCATTCGTGGTTTCATTCACCAAACCAGTGGTGGCTACTGACATGAAAGTAGCATTGAGCGAAAGCTTCAAGAACTCAAGCACTGAAGTAAAAAATTATGGTAGCGATGACGTGATGAAAGTAACCACTTCTTACCTCATTGATGACGAATCAGATGGTGCTGATGACAACGTAAGACAAGCGCTCATAAGTGCGGTTGAGAAATTCAGCGGGCTGAAACACTCAGAAAACGATACGCAACTCGATGACCAGCACTTTACTATCTCCAAGTCGTTGAAAGTAAGTGCAACGATTGCCGATGACATCAAGAATTCGGCATTCAAAGCAAGTCTTTATTCACTGATCGGTATCTTCTTCTATATCTTGTTCCGTTTCAAAAAATGGCAGTTCAGTACTGGTGCTATCATCGCCACGGCACACGATGCCGGCTTCGTGGTGGCAGCTTTCGGAATTGCGCACGCTTTCGGTTTGTCATTTGAAATCGACCAGATTTTCGTAGCAGCTTTGCTTACGATCATCGGTTATTCCATTAACGATACGGTTATCATTTTTGACCGGATCAGAGAGTACCTGAGTTTCGGTGCTAACCATGACCGCGCTAAAGTGTTCAACGATGCCATCAACAGCACGTTGAGCCGTACATTGATCACTTCCGGAACTGTATTGATGGTGGTGGTAGTGTTATTGATTTTTGGAGGTGAGGTATTGAGAGGATTCTCTTTCGCACTGGTGGTAGGTATGCTTATCGGTACATACTCTTCGATCTTCATTGCATCACCTATCGTTCTTGACTTTGACCGGCAGCCTGCTCCAAAAGGCGATAAAGAAAAAGCTCCTGCAAAAGTGACGGCTTAG
- the gltB gene encoding glutamate synthase: MDALTMLERMSHRGACGCEPNTGDGAGILIQVPHEFFLHECSKLGFKLPSFGQYGVGLVFFPRDAKVREECRTVLNRQIKKMNMGLLGYRVLPTSNTDVGNSALNTEPFMEQVFIRKPDSVSSPEDFERKLFILRKCSTKIISESVKGVDNQFYFSSLSYKTIAYKGMLTSHQLRYYFADLEHEDVVSALAVIHSRFSTNTFPSWRLAQPFRYIAHNGEINTVRGNINWLKSKEAFFSSQYFTREELDMILPVCNPVQSDSSNLDNAIELLVHAGRSLPHVMMMLIPEAWDGNENMSEEKKDFYEYHANIMEPWDGPASITFTDGKIVGATLDRNGLRPSRFVITEDDTVIMASEVGVLDIEPARVVTKGRLQPGKMFVVDLEQGRIISDDELKKKICSQQPYGSWVKENKVRLQDLPEPGGSFHKYDPVTFLKRQISFGITSEDLRVILTQMCETGKEALGSMGNDTPLAVLSQQAQHLSNYFKQLFAQVTNPPIDPIRERMIMSLASHVGGSLNLLEESPEHCLTLELPTPILSNSELERIRYIDHRHLQTKTIYTYFKADGSAGALEKGLNRVCQYATDAIEDGFTIIILSDRSFDSGHAQIPSLLAVAAVHHDLIRKGLRGKVGLLVEAGDVWETHHYATLIGYGASGVNPYLVYQTIHDLKKKNQFKDELTEEKAIYNYKKAVGGELLKIMSKMGVSTLQSYHGAQIFEALGISQKVVDTYFTGTVSRIEGLTLDDIAREALAKHRLAFPSTSNIQAYLSSGGVYQWKMQGEVHLFNPQTIHLLQQSTKTNDYSLFKKYSSLINEQSEKAITLRSLFKFKRAQPVPISEVEPVESIFKRFATGAMSFGSISFEAHSTLAIAMNRIGGKSNSGEGGEDEARFTRKHNGDWENSAIKQVASGRFGVTSYYLSNASELQIKIAQGAKPGEGGQLPGHKVDEWIGRVRHSTPGVGLISPPPHHDIYSIEDLAQLIFDLKNANADARINVKLVSEAGVGTIASGVAKAHADVILISGHDGGTGASPLSSIRHAGLPWELGLAEAHQTLVRNKLRGRITLQTDGQIRTGRDLAIAALLGAEEWGVATAALVTTGCIMMRKCHLNTCPVGVATQNKELRALFTGKPEYVVNLFHFLAEELRETMAELGFRTVNEMVGQSDRIEVRALDSHWKYKHFDLSPILFKEPMSLESALYKQEEQDHGIGEVLDHKLIGKAQAAFSQVEPVSGSFTISNQDRATGTMLSGRISKKFLAQGLPDDTIHYKFTGTAGQSFGAFAAKGLTFELEGDANDYLGKGLSGAKLILYPPQASQFNSAKNMITGNVAFYGATSGDAFIRGLAGERFAVRNSGVNVVVEGVGDHGCEYMTGGTVVILGDTGRNFAAGMSGGIAYVWDVNKTFVRNCNMEMVLLDTVDQEDQEILRRMIEDHSRYTKSETASHILSYWSKSIHDFIKVIPTDYKAVLEKRKMKMVNAS, encoded by the coding sequence ATGGATGCTTTGACCATGCTTGAGCGCATGAGCCATCGTGGCGCCTGCGGGTGTGAGCCTAACACGGGCGATGGAGCCGGGATACTTATCCAGGTGCCTCATGAATTTTTTCTTCACGAATGTAGTAAACTGGGATTCAAGCTACCCTCTTTTGGCCAATACGGTGTTGGCCTGGTTTTCTTTCCGCGCGATGCCAAGGTGCGTGAAGAATGTCGAACGGTGCTGAACCGCCAAATCAAGAAAATGAATATGGGATTGCTGGGATATCGCGTATTGCCAACCAGTAATACGGATGTAGGCAATTCAGCGCTCAACACAGAACCTTTCATGGAGCAGGTCTTCATCCGAAAACCTGATTCAGTTTCGTCACCAGAAGACTTTGAGCGCAAACTTTTCATTCTCCGGAAATGCTCAACGAAAATTATATCGGAGTCAGTCAAAGGAGTCGATAACCAGTTCTACTTTTCATCTCTTTCTTACAAAACGATTGCTTACAAAGGCATGCTCACATCACACCAACTGCGCTATTACTTTGCGGATCTGGAGCATGAAGATGTGGTGTCGGCACTGGCGGTAATCCACTCTCGTTTTTCAACCAACACATTTCCCTCCTGGCGATTAGCGCAACCCTTCCGGTACATCGCGCATAATGGAGAGATCAATACCGTTCGGGGTAACATCAACTGGTTGAAATCCAAGGAGGCATTCTTTTCTTCGCAATACTTTACTCGCGAAGAATTAGACATGATCTTACCGGTTTGCAACCCTGTGCAGTCCGATTCTTCCAACCTCGACAATGCGATTGAATTGCTGGTCCATGCAGGCCGGTCTCTTCCTCACGTCATGATGATGCTCATTCCGGAAGCCTGGGATGGAAACGAGAACATGAGCGAAGAGAAAAAAGATTTTTACGAGTACCATGCCAACATCATGGAACCCTGGGATGGCCCGGCATCCATCACTTTTACAGATGGAAAAATCGTAGGCGCGACACTGGACCGAAATGGATTGCGCCCTTCCCGGTTTGTCATTACAGAAGACGACACCGTCATCATGGCCAGCGAAGTGGGTGTACTCGACATCGAACCCGCCAGGGTGGTGACCAAAGGCCGTCTTCAGCCCGGCAAAATGTTTGTCGTTGACCTAGAGCAAGGTCGCATTATTAGTGATGATGAGCTGAAGAAAAAAATATGTTCACAACAGCCATATGGCAGTTGGGTAAAAGAAAATAAAGTACGATTGCAAGATTTGCCCGAACCAGGCGGAAGTTTTCATAAATATGATCCCGTCACATTTTTAAAACGGCAGATTTCTTTCGGAATCACATCTGAAGATCTACGCGTTATTCTCACGCAAATGTGTGAGACGGGAAAAGAAGCGCTCGGCTCCATGGGCAATGACACTCCGCTTGCAGTGTTATCGCAGCAGGCGCAGCATCTGTCAAATTATTTTAAGCAGCTTTTTGCACAGGTGACAAACCCTCCTATTGACCCGATCAGGGAGCGGATGATTATGTCTCTTGCCTCGCATGTAGGCGGCTCCCTGAACTTGTTGGAAGAATCTCCTGAGCATTGCCTTACACTCGAACTTCCTACTCCTATCCTCTCCAATTCCGAACTGGAAAGAATTCGATATATCGATCATCGCCATCTTCAAACCAAAACCATCTACACCTACTTCAAAGCCGATGGCAGTGCAGGAGCCTTGGAAAAAGGACTCAATCGTGTTTGTCAATATGCAACAGATGCCATTGAAGACGGCTTCACGATTATCATCTTGTCCGACCGTAGTTTTGACAGTGGTCATGCGCAAATTCCTTCACTCCTCGCGGTGGCAGCTGTTCATCACGACCTGATCAGAAAAGGGCTTAGAGGCAAAGTTGGTTTGCTGGTGGAAGCGGGAGATGTGTGGGAAACTCATCACTATGCAACCCTAATCGGCTACGGAGCTTCAGGCGTAAACCCATATCTCGTTTATCAAACTATTCACGATCTCAAAAAGAAAAACCAATTCAAGGACGAGCTCACGGAAGAGAAAGCGATTTATAACTACAAGAAAGCGGTAGGTGGTGAACTCCTCAAGATCATGAGCAAGATGGGCGTGAGTACGTTGCAGTCATATCATGGCGCGCAAATTTTCGAAGCACTTGGGATCAGTCAAAAAGTAGTAGATACCTATTTCACAGGAACTGTTTCTCGCATCGAAGGCCTTACGCTGGATGATATTGCACGCGAAGCATTAGCCAAGCACAGACTTGCTTTTCCCAGTACCTCAAACATCCAGGCATATCTTTCTTCCGGAGGCGTTTATCAATGGAAAATGCAAGGAGAAGTCCATCTTTTCAATCCTCAAACAATCCACCTGCTCCAGCAATCCACAAAAACCAACGACTACTCTCTTTTTAAAAAATACTCCTCATTAATAAATGAGCAAAGTGAAAAGGCAATCACGCTTAGAAGTTTGTTCAAATTCAAACGTGCCCAGCCTGTTCCTATTTCAGAGGTCGAGCCCGTCGAATCCATTTTCAAACGCTTTGCGACCGGGGCGATGTCGTTTGGCTCTATTTCATTCGAGGCTCACAGTACGCTTGCAATTGCCATGAATCGTATTGGAGGCAAAAGCAATAGTGGTGAAGGTGGTGAAGATGAAGCGCGGTTTACCAGGAAGCACAATGGGGATTGGGAGAATTCCGCTATCAAGCAAGTGGCATCCGGGCGATTTGGGGTAACGAGTTATTATCTGAGCAACGCAAGTGAGCTTCAAATCAAAATAGCACAAGGTGCAAAACCCGGCGAAGGCGGTCAGCTGCCGGGGCACAAGGTCGATGAGTGGATCGGTCGTGTGAGACACTCCACTCCTGGTGTTGGCTTGATCTCACCTCCTCCGCATCATGACATTTATTCGATTGAAGACCTTGCTCAACTAATCTTTGATTTAAAAAATGCGAATGCAGATGCACGAATCAATGTGAAACTAGTGTCCGAGGCTGGCGTGGGAACAATTGCCTCTGGTGTTGCCAAAGCACATGCCGATGTGATCCTGATTTCAGGCCACGATGGAGGAACAGGTGCTTCTCCCCTGAGCTCCATCCGGCACGCAGGATTGCCGTGGGAACTTGGCCTGGCGGAAGCTCATCAAACTCTAGTTCGAAATAAATTACGTGGTCGAATTACTCTTCAGACCGATGGTCAAATTCGTACGGGTAGAGATTTGGCTATTGCGGCATTGCTCGGTGCAGAAGAATGGGGCGTTGCTACTGCTGCCTTGGTAACGACAGGTTGCATCATGATGAGGAAGTGTCACCTGAACACATGTCCTGTCGGGGTGGCCACTCAAAACAAAGAACTACGTGCCCTATTCACCGGCAAACCGGAATATGTGGTTAACCTGTTTCATTTCCTTGCTGAAGAACTGCGCGAAACAATGGCTGAACTTGGCTTCCGAACCGTCAATGAAATGGTAGGGCAGTCTGACCGGATTGAAGTTCGTGCATTGGACAGTCATTGGAAATACAAGCACTTTGACCTCTCCCCAATTCTGTTCAAAGAACCTATGAGTCTTGAATCTGCTCTTTACAAGCAGGAAGAACAAGATCACGGAATCGGTGAAGTGCTCGATCACAAACTTATCGGAAAAGCGCAAGCCGCCTTTAGTCAGGTTGAGCCGGTGTCGGGTTCATTTACTATCTCCAACCAGGACCGGGCTACAGGCACGATGTTGTCGGGCAGAATTTCCAAAAAGTTCCTGGCACAAGGTTTACCTGACGATACTATTCATTACAAATTCACCGGTACGGCAGGTCAGAGTTTTGGGGCCTTTGCAGCTAAGGGATTGACATTTGAATTAGAGGGAGATGCCAACGACTATTTGGGAAAGGGATTGTCGGGAGCCAAATTAATCCTATATCCTCCGCAGGCAAGCCAATTCAATTCTGCTAAAAATATGATCACAGGCAATGTGGCGTTCTATGGGGCTACTTCAGGTGACGCTTTCATCAGAGGACTGGCAGGAGAGCGATTTGCTGTTCGCAACTCCGGTGTCAATGTGGTAGTTGAGGGCGTTGGTGATCATGGTTGTGAATACATGACCGGAGGCACAGTAGTCATCCTGGGAGATACTGGAAGGAATTTTGCAGCAGGCATGAGCGGTGGCATAGCCTACGTTTGGGATGTGAACAAAACCTTTGTGCGAAACTGCAATATGGAAATGGTGCTACTGGATACCGTAGACCAGGAAGACCAGGAAATATTGCGGAGAATGATCGAGGACCATAGTCGCTATACTAAAAGCGAGACAGCATCACACATTCTAAGTTATTGGTCAAAATCCATTCACGACTTTATCAAAGTGATTCCAACAGACTATAAAGCTGTTTTGGAAAAGAGAAAAATGAAAATGGTGAACGCCTCTTAA